The Saccharopolyspora gloriosae genome window below encodes:
- a CDS encoding carbon-nitrogen hydrolase family protein: MSRPMPLALAQQPPLAATAAPDEFAAQVRDLLAEHPGTRLVLYPELHLCGATGPDRDAELAAAAEPLHGERTRRLAELAGDLGIWLVPGSVCERGDRGELFNTALAFSPRGELISWYRKVFPWRPYEPYDPGDRFVVFDAPGFGRLGFSICYDAWFPEVARHLAWLGAELVLNPVQTTTADREQELVLARAHAITNQVFVASANVAGPVGTGDSLLVGPEGHVLARAEGPAAATLAATVDLDEVRRVRADGTAGLNRMWDQFTDSDVPIALPLYDGHLDPRRWRPAGPANS, from the coding sequence ATGTCCCGACCGATGCCGCTCGCGCTGGCGCAGCAACCGCCGCTGGCCGCGACCGCTGCGCCCGACGAGTTCGCCGCTCAGGTGCGGGACCTGCTGGCCGAGCACCCCGGAACGCGACTGGTGCTGTACCCGGAGCTGCACCTGTGCGGAGCCACCGGGCCGGACCGCGACGCCGAGCTGGCGGCGGCCGCCGAACCGCTGCACGGCGAACGCACCCGGCGGCTCGCCGAACTCGCCGGTGACCTCGGGATCTGGCTGGTCCCGGGCAGCGTCTGCGAACGCGGCGACCGGGGCGAGCTGTTCAACACGGCACTGGCGTTCTCGCCGCGCGGCGAGCTGATCTCCTGGTACCGCAAGGTCTTCCCGTGGCGGCCCTACGAGCCCTACGACCCCGGCGACCGGTTCGTCGTGTTCGACGCGCCCGGTTTCGGCCGGCTCGGGTTCAGCATCTGCTACGACGCCTGGTTCCCCGAAGTGGCGCGGCACCTGGCGTGGCTGGGCGCCGAACTCGTCCTCAACCCGGTGCAAACCACGACCGCCGACCGGGAGCAGGAACTCGTGCTGGCCCGCGCGCACGCGATCACCAACCAGGTCTTCGTGGCCAGCGCGAACGTCGCCGGACCGGTCGGCACCGGCGACAGCCTGCTCGTCGGCCCCGAAGGCCACGTGCTCGCGCGGGCGGAGGGCCCCGCCGCCGCGACGCTCGCCGCCACCGTCGACCTCGACGAGGTGCGGCGGGTGCGCGCCGACGGCACCGCCGGGCTCAACCGGATGTGGGACCAGTTCACCGATTCCGACGTCCCGATCGCACTTCCGCTCTACGACGGCCACCTCGATCCGCGCCGCTGGCGTCCCGCCGGCCCGGCGAACAGCTAG
- a CDS encoding cinnamycin family lantibiotic: protein MSDTILRQAVIDAEFRTALIENPAAFGVTPGDLPDAVERIDQETLDFWTEGVAATEIFACASTCSSGPATILCDGSTK from the coding sequence ATGTCCGACACCATTCTGCGCCAAGCCGTCATCGATGCCGAGTTCCGCACCGCGCTGATCGAGAACCCGGCCGCGTTCGGCGTCACCCCGGGTGACCTGCCCGACGCGGTCGAGCGCATCGACCAGGAGACGCTCGACTTCTGGACCGAGGGGGTCGCCGCCACCGAGATCTTCGCCTGCGCCTCCACGTGCAGCTCGGGCCCGGCCACGATCCTGTGCGACGGCTCCACCAAGTAG
- a CDS encoding ABC transporter permease, translated as MTRTAPPRRAPASRPSEQDTEPRGRLANEWRAGSMVWRREVLHFLRDRTRVAVSLLPPFLFLYVLGVGLSRLFADAGGGARAASDYMLFLFPGVLVMAAQAPAISVGASIVWDRQTGFMREMLAAPVFRGTLLLGKCLGGATVATAQSAVVLLTAGLVGVPYHPALFAMLVVEVSIAALSMTVLAAAVAVLIKRVQTFNTVLSVLITPLVFLSGMMFPISAMPGWMASLTLVNPLTYAVDAMRHTILGQLGAPQSTLIFTPVEWGGTPVPPLVEMAVVLAFSALALVVIGRRFARTG; from the coding sequence TTGACCCGCACCGCACCACCCCGCCGCGCACCCGCGTCCCGTCCGTCCGAACAGGACACCGAGCCGCGCGGTCGGCTGGCGAACGAATGGCGCGCCGGGAGCATGGTGTGGCGCCGCGAAGTGCTGCACTTCCTGCGGGACCGCACCAGAGTGGCGGTGTCGCTGCTGCCGCCGTTCCTGTTCCTGTACGTGCTCGGGGTCGGGTTGTCCCGGTTGTTCGCCGACGCGGGCGGCGGCGCGCGGGCCGCGAGCGACTACATGCTGTTCCTGTTCCCCGGTGTGCTCGTGATGGCCGCGCAGGCGCCGGCGATCTCCGTCGGCGCGTCGATCGTGTGGGACCGCCAGACCGGGTTCATGCGGGAGATGCTGGCCGCGCCGGTGTTCCGCGGCACGCTGCTGCTCGGCAAGTGCCTGGGCGGCGCCACGGTGGCGACCGCGCAGAGCGCCGTCGTGCTGCTCACCGCGGGCCTGGTCGGCGTGCCGTACCACCCCGCGCTGTTCGCGATGCTCGTCGTCGAGGTCTCGATCGCCGCGCTGTCGATGACCGTGCTCGCCGCCGCCGTGGCGGTGCTGATCAAACGGGTGCAGACGTTCAACACGGTGCTCTCCGTGCTGATCACGCCGCTGGTCTTCCTGTCCGGCATGATGTTCCCGATCAGCGCGATGCCCGGTTGGATGGCTTCGCTGACCCTGGTGAACCCGCTGACCTACGCGGTGGACGCGATGCGCCACACCATCCTCGGGCAGCTCGGCGCGCCGCAGTCGACGCTGATCTTCACGCCGGTCGAGTGGGGAGGCACGCCGGTGCCGCCGCTCGTGGAGATGGCCGTGGTGCTGGCGTTCTCGGCGCTGGCGCTGGTCGTGATCGGCCGTCGCTTCGCCAGAACCGGTTGA
- a CDS encoding response regulator transcription factor: MIRTLIVDDDTLVRLALADILDDAPDIDVVAQAGDGLEAVEQATAHRVDVVLMDVRMPRMDGIQATGKLRALPDPPQVVTLTTFDLDEYVHGALAAGAAGFLLKDSEPAEIVRAVRVVAHGQAMLHPAAARRLVDHYHRDTGAEAAAARAKIDRLTSREREVLAELAAGGGNAEIATALGMRESTVKAHVSRILAALEVGNRVQAALCAWLAEN; encoded by the coding sequence ATGATCCGCACGTTGATCGTCGACGACGACACGCTGGTGCGCCTCGCGCTCGCCGACATCCTCGACGACGCCCCCGACATCGACGTCGTCGCCCAGGCCGGCGACGGGCTCGAAGCGGTCGAGCAGGCTACCGCCCACCGGGTCGACGTCGTGCTGATGGACGTGCGGATGCCGCGCATGGACGGCATCCAGGCCACCGGGAAGCTGCGCGCGCTGCCCGATCCGCCGCAGGTCGTCACGTTGACGACGTTCGACCTCGACGAGTACGTCCACGGCGCGCTCGCCGCGGGCGCGGCCGGATTCCTGCTCAAGGACAGCGAACCCGCCGAGATCGTGCGCGCCGTGCGGGTCGTCGCGCACGGGCAGGCGATGCTGCACCCGGCGGCGGCGCGCAGGCTCGTCGACCACTACCACCGCGACACCGGCGCGGAAGCCGCCGCGGCGCGCGCGAAGATCGACCGGCTCACCTCGCGGGAACGCGAAGTGCTGGCCGAGCTGGCTGCGGGCGGCGGCAACGCCGAGATCGCGACCGCCCTCGGGATGCGGGAGAGCACCGTGAAGGCGCACGTGAGCCGCATCCTCGCCGCGCTCGAAGTGGGCAACCGCGTCCAAGCAGCCCTCTGCGCCTGGCTGGCCGAGAACTGA
- a CDS encoding sensor histidine kinase yields MDGTERPLRPWAEAALLLAVGLLSAQEGYVVAGGTVLSPQVGAAVLTTAALAWRTRYPAVPAVLATALAAALGAVLPLVVVLFSFASRGRLVAAAVCAAAAMAGNFLGQPQQSLWSTRSYGPVLLLVAVVALGMWAGSRRRLLTSMTAQVEQLRVERELRAEHARMAERIRVASELHDALAHSLSVLALHTGALQRHSADLPPQVADRIDLLRATSTDALRDLRDVLGGLRAPETEGAPGPRQLRELPVLLDEARAAGQQVEAEIRGAATALPFSHRLAIYRVVQEALTNARKHAPGSSVRVRVEHGPPESTVDVENTAGDPGSRREPGGHGLLGLAERVDALHGTLEHGPSGAGGWRLSARIPAGDHSPEGT; encoded by the coding sequence GTGGACGGGACCGAACGTCCGCTCCGGCCGTGGGCCGAGGCGGCGCTGCTGCTGGCGGTAGGCCTGCTGTCCGCGCAGGAGGGGTACGTGGTCGCGGGAGGCACCGTGCTCAGCCCGCAGGTCGGTGCGGCGGTGCTGACCACGGCCGCGCTCGCGTGGCGCACGAGGTACCCGGCCGTGCCCGCCGTGCTGGCGACGGCGCTCGCGGCGGCGCTGGGCGCGGTGCTGCCGCTGGTGGTGGTGCTGTTCTCGTTCGCCTCCCGCGGCAGGCTGGTGGCGGCGGCGGTGTGCGCGGCGGCGGCCATGGCGGGGAACTTCCTGGGGCAGCCGCAGCAATCGCTGTGGAGCACCCGTTCGTACGGGCCGGTGCTGCTGCTGGTCGCGGTGGTGGCGCTGGGGATGTGGGCGGGCAGCCGCAGGCGGCTGCTGACGAGCATGACCGCGCAGGTCGAACAGCTGCGGGTGGAGCGGGAGCTGCGGGCCGAGCACGCCCGGATGGCCGAGCGGATCCGCGTCGCCTCCGAACTGCACGACGCCCTGGCGCACTCGCTGAGCGTGCTGGCGTTGCACACCGGCGCATTGCAACGGCATTCGGCGGACCTGCCCCCGCAGGTCGCCGATCGCATCGATCTGCTGCGGGCCACCTCCACGGACGCGTTGCGGGACCTGCGCGACGTGCTCGGCGGGCTGCGCGCCCCGGAGACCGAGGGCGCTCCGGGACCGCGGCAGCTGCGGGAGCTGCCGGTGCTGCTGGACGAGGCGCGCGCGGCGGGCCAGCAGGTGGAGGCGGAGATCCGGGGCGCCGCGACCGCGCTGCCGTTCAGCCACCGGCTCGCGATCTACCGCGTGGTGCAGGAGGCGTTGACCAACGCGCGCAAGCACGCTCCGGGATCGAGCGTGCGGGTGCGGGTGGAGCACGGCCCGCCGGAGTCCACAGTGGACGTGGAGAACACGGCGGGCGATCCCGGCTCGCGCCGGGAACCGGGCGGGCACGGCCTGCTCGGCTTGGCGGAGCGCGTGGACGCGCTGCACGGAACGCTGGAGCACGGGCCGTCCGGCGCGGGCGGCTGGCGGCTGAGCGCGCGCATCCCGGCCGGCGACCACTCCCCGGAGGGGACATGA
- a CDS encoding Nif11-like leader peptide family natural product precursor translates to MSVESCVDFLQATQDRPELAQQLKAVTGMNEIIALGGRHGFDFTAPELARGSATFAATAEPAPAPAPPAETAFYHHEYDLAAVPELAGLIDELPRLKVRPPVDMGAFHARFRAEDLESTSQSPADPAFQAWHRQMMAAHWRDPADADAPRRDFHLVNLDEHVEHPGYQDYFEAKTNAIRLLEGVFGDEVRLSGAMWYPPRSYRLWHTNEDQPGWRMYVVDLDDDFPDGGATSFFRYQNPRTGELVTLRERRRIVRFFKAEQDPDKLFWHCIVNPTERHRWSFGFVVPEDWRSRLTGLRDE, encoded by the coding sequence ATGTCCGTCGAATCCTGCGTGGACTTCCTGCAGGCGACCCAGGACCGCCCCGAACTCGCCCAGCAGCTCAAGGCCGTCACCGGGATGAACGAGATCATCGCGCTCGGCGGCAGGCACGGGTTCGACTTCACCGCCCCGGAGCTCGCCCGGGGTTCCGCCACGTTCGCGGCCACCGCCGAACCCGCGCCGGCTCCCGCGCCACCCGCGGAAACCGCCTTCTACCACCACGAGTACGACTTGGCGGCGGTGCCGGAACTGGCGGGCCTGATCGACGAGCTGCCCCGGTTGAAGGTGCGGCCCCCGGTGGACATGGGCGCGTTCCACGCCCGGTTCCGCGCCGAGGACCTGGAGTCGACGTCTCAGTCCCCCGCCGACCCGGCTTTCCAGGCATGGCATCGGCAGATGATGGCGGCGCACTGGCGCGACCCGGCCGACGCGGACGCGCCGCGGCGGGACTTCCACCTGGTGAACCTCGACGAGCACGTCGAGCATCCCGGCTACCAGGACTACTTCGAGGCGAAGACGAACGCGATCCGCCTGCTGGAAGGGGTCTTCGGCGACGAGGTCCGGCTCTCCGGCGCCATGTGGTACCCACCGCGCAGCTACCGGCTCTGGCACACCAACGAGGACCAGCCCGGCTGGCGGATGTACGTGGTGGACCTGGACGACGACTTCCCCGACGGCGGCGCGACCTCGTTCTTCCGCTACCAGAACCCGCGGACCGGTGAGCTCGTGACGCTGCGGGAACGCCGCCGGATCGTGCGGTTCTTCAAGGCCGAGCAGGACCCGGACAAGCTGTTCTGGCACTGCATCGTCAACCCGACCGAACGCCACCGGTGGAGCTTCGGCTTCGTGGTCCCCGAGGACTGGCGGAGCCGCCTCACCGGCCTCCGCGACGAGTGA
- a CDS encoding DurN family substrate-assisted peptide maturase, protein MKHSDVPTIYPEVDAIRQIQELVLFCSLLPPDGKLREVLELALALHEEPMLSRLRPVTDLHPFSTKEWMESLWMHADLPANEKEVVAWQNKDENMSPALVELKNVEQQLGISLVARLRAEPSE, encoded by the coding sequence ATGAAGCACTCGGATGTTCCGACCATCTACCCGGAAGTCGACGCGATCCGGCAGATCCAGGAACTCGTCTTGTTCTGCTCGTTGCTGCCCCCTGACGGGAAGTTGCGCGAGGTGCTGGAGCTCGCCCTCGCCCTGCACGAGGAACCGATGTTGTCCCGGCTCCGGCCGGTCACCGACCTGCATCCCTTCTCCACGAAGGAATGGATGGAGTCGCTGTGGATGCACGCAGACCTGCCCGCGAACGAGAAGGAGGTGGTCGCCTGGCAGAACAAGGACGAGAACATGAGCCCGGCGCTCGTGGAATTGAAGAACGTCGAACAACAACTGGGCATCTCGCTGGTCGCCCGGTTGCGCGCTGAACCATCCGAATGA
- a CDS encoding ATP-binding cassette domain-containing protein has translation MRRLRRGEDRSADAPAVLARDVHKSYRGVHAVRGVDITVRRGETFGFLGPNGAGKSTTIAMMCTLVRPDSGRIEIAGYDVVRDGHQVRRRLGLVFQESTLDTDLTTAENLTFHADLYGMPRAVVAERVASMLDLVGLRERRDDRVATFSGGMRRRLEIARGLLHRPRVLFLDEPTVGLDPQTRAEIWTYLRRIAEQEATTVFLTTHYLDEAEQCDRIAIIDEGRIVAQGTPAELKSVIGADRIALRTDDDAAAVRVLRDRFDLAATAIDGGVQVQVADGARFVPVLCSGLDVPIFEVTVTRPSLDEVFLHYTGRAIRDAPGVPAG, from the coding sequence GTGCGACGACTCCGGCGAGGTGAGGACCGCTCCGCTGACGCGCCCGCGGTCCTGGCGCGCGACGTGCACAAGTCCTACCGGGGCGTGCACGCCGTGCGCGGCGTGGACATCACGGTGCGGCGCGGTGAGACGTTCGGCTTCCTCGGGCCGAACGGGGCGGGCAAGTCCACCACGATCGCGATGATGTGCACCTTGGTCCGGCCGGACTCCGGGCGCATCGAGATCGCCGGGTACGACGTGGTCCGCGACGGTCACCAGGTGCGCCGCAGGCTCGGGCTGGTCTTCCAGGAGTCGACGCTGGACACCGACCTGACCACGGCGGAGAACCTGACCTTCCACGCCGACCTGTACGGGATGCCGCGGGCGGTCGTGGCCGAACGCGTGGCGTCGATGCTGGACCTGGTCGGGCTGCGCGAACGGCGCGACGATCGGGTCGCGACGTTCTCCGGGGGGATGCGGCGGCGGCTGGAGATCGCCCGCGGGCTCCTGCACCGGCCGCGCGTGCTGTTCCTGGACGAACCGACCGTCGGCCTGGATCCGCAGACCCGCGCGGAGATCTGGACCTACCTGCGGCGGATCGCCGAGCAGGAGGCCACCACGGTCTTCCTCACCACGCACTACCTCGACGAGGCGGAGCAGTGCGACCGGATCGCGATCATCGACGAGGGCCGGATCGTCGCGCAGGGGACTCCGGCGGAGTTGAAGTCCGTCATCGGCGCCGATCGCATCGCGCTGCGCACCGACGACGACGCCGCCGCGGTGCGGGTGCTGCGCGACCGCTTCGACCTGGCGGCCACCGCGATCGACGGCGGCGTGCAGGTGCAGGTCGCCGACGGCGCGCGGTTCGTGCCGGTGCTGTGCTCCGGACTGGACGTGCCGATCTTCGAGGTGACCGTGACCCGCCCCAGCCTGGACGAGGTGTTCCTGCACTACACCGGCCGCGCCATCCGCGACGCCCCCGGTGTGCCCGCCGGATGA
- a CDS encoding SdpI family protein, whose translation MSLVIVSFVLDVVRDKTASGEMGRNPLFGIRTKATKASDAAWLAGHRAAGDSLRTAARTGYAAAALTAVLLVLQIWWGVEPWVALVAGLAGLALQVLHLLFATTKANEAARNARPD comes from the coding sequence GTGAGCCTGGTGATCGTGTCGTTCGTGCTGGACGTGGTGCGGGACAAGACCGCGAGCGGGGAAATGGGCCGCAACCCCCTGTTCGGCATCCGGACGAAGGCAACGAAGGCGTCGGACGCCGCCTGGCTGGCGGGCCACCGCGCCGCCGGAGACTCGTTGCGGACGGCGGCGCGCACCGGGTACGCCGCCGCCGCGCTGACGGCGGTGCTGCTGGTCCTGCAGATCTGGTGGGGAGTCGAGCCCTGGGTCGCGCTCGTGGCGGGCCTGGCGGGCCTCGCCCTGCAAGTGCTGCACCTGTTGTTCGCGACGACGAAGGCGAACGAAGCCGCCCGCAACGCCCGCCCGGACTGA
- a CDS encoding FadR/GntR family transcriptional regulator, which translates to MASEHSGEPTGAALSSAALSGIRRLSAVDTVRARISLAVDLGLLEPGEWLPGNAPIAAALDVSEITVRRALVALCHDGVLERRRGRGGGTRVVAEPARSAVRETDAYRAAAEEVHRLIDRRLVLECGIAHLAARAAGEQPLAELERLTALMDRAADWAEFHRLDEEFHRAVAAATGIDTGDYDLVLRDLYRYYLPYPVDYLRGSNREHHELVAALRTRDAATAADVAHRHVTTLHGAMFVGLEAPPG; encoded by the coding sequence ATGGCAAGCGAACACTCCGGCGAGCCCACCGGGGCCGCGCTGTCGTCGGCCGCGCTCTCCGGCATCCGGCGGCTGTCCGCGGTCGACACGGTGCGCGCCCGCATCTCCCTCGCGGTCGACCTGGGTCTGCTCGAACCGGGGGAGTGGCTGCCGGGCAACGCGCCGATCGCCGCCGCGCTCGACGTCTCCGAGATCACGGTGCGCCGGGCGCTGGTCGCGCTGTGCCACGACGGCGTGCTGGAACGCCGCCGAGGCCGGGGCGGCGGGACCCGCGTGGTGGCCGAGCCGGCGCGCAGCGCGGTCCGGGAGACCGACGCCTACCGCGCGGCGGCCGAGGAGGTGCACCGGCTCATCGACCGGCGCCTGGTCCTGGAGTGCGGCATCGCGCACCTGGCCGCCCGCGCCGCCGGCGAGCAGCCGCTGGCGGAGCTGGAGCGGCTGACCGCGCTCATGGACCGGGCCGCGGACTGGGCGGAGTTCCACCGGCTCGACGAGGAATTCCACCGCGCCGTCGCCGCCGCGACGGGGATCGACACCGGCGACTACGACCTGGTGCTGCGCGACCTCTACCGCTACTACCTGCCGTACCCGGTGGACTACCTGCGCGGCTCGAACCGGGAGCACCACGAGCTCGTCGCCGCGCTGCGCACCCGCGACGCCGCCACCGCGGCCGACGTCGCCCACCGCCACGTCACGACCCTGCACGGGGCGATGTTCGTCGGGTTGGAGGCGCCGCCGGGTTGA
- a CDS encoding type 2 lanthipeptide synthetase LanM family protein, translating to MQTDRALDLAARAATLSERLRVVAALRARGRPQDEPLSDPVERWRLEHLAGRLADKFEQEAQHCAKPQRHDREQLVDALTAYRRFESAPDQAAAEVRELLDELHRDWLPTYRAAVLGWDPARSDARATWRQVDVYYGRLATACEPFLVELGRRLAAARAGLPGSIGDGLIDDLQRHLHDRFALALAWTVEAEANVHRARHGLDREQSGEAGYLAYLDAAFGDAASYHAFFLKYPVLGRWLAHLTDLLADYGAELFGRLATDAERIGAEFFGRVVTEFRSVRLGTSDYHAGGRSVAVVTAALDDGGTGTFYCKPRCLRSEAGLQVVLDRLRERDVVAFATRPVLAHDGYGYEAAIPLGRNEVATAADAAQVYRELGGYLALFYVLGGSDLHFENIVVADGHAFVCDGETVFGASPPGRDGAGGTMQDSVFRTGLLEWPRADAGGPEQMRLSGYTGGESYEMPMPVPRISEQRLSFAATVENVTGVQVELSGANRVFLDGELVDPHDHIESIMDGFDRVHEWLEQHADEAIVLLSQAFEGAHVRFLNWSTQIYAQLLLTAQHPKSLAEPLEVDLLLNTVRTFPRTWDQDGVLADRETTSMWRLDVPIFTAPVHGADLVHDHADAVPSALARSPLEHAARRIRHLTPRNRAQQARYIAASLSTGEISSPAFVTTALDYATRIGERLCAMLRDPSAPAPWTSFRRDGAEMEAVDIEGDLYQGSAGVALFLAYLDDLVPRPEFRHAARRALRHALDSGQQRPGAFADVGGRLYLLTHLHRLWGEQELAEEAVRLSADVPELVDADDHLDVLHGAAGLIPVLLELRPVLGEKAVDLAHHCAAHVLRHARERGDVLSWPSNTPENVRDDLTGLAHGAGGIGWALVLLGTRTGREDYVAAGRRAFAYEARHFDATEQDWYDLRTNTGQVAKNGHHFSNAWCNGAAGIGLTRIAAWSLLGGDDDALLREARHALAATLRNFSRLRNHTLCHGTAGNSELLVRYARLRGEPAFQLEANVQVREMWRSLDDAEHGLGEHSADFFPGLMLGIAGYGMHFLRIAHPDRIPSVLLLDPPPDRP from the coding sequence ATGCAGACCGACCGTGCACTCGATCTGGCGGCCCGCGCGGCCACGCTGAGCGAGCGGCTGCGCGTGGTCGCGGCGCTGCGCGCCCGCGGTCGTCCGCAGGACGAGCCGCTGTCCGATCCCGTCGAGCGGTGGCGCCTGGAGCACCTGGCCGGGCGGCTCGCGGACAAGTTCGAGCAGGAGGCGCAGCACTGCGCGAAGCCCCAGCGCCACGACCGCGAGCAGCTCGTGGACGCGCTCACCGCCTACCGCCGCTTCGAATCGGCCCCGGACCAGGCCGCGGCGGAGGTGCGGGAGCTGCTCGACGAACTGCACCGGGACTGGTTGCCGACCTACCGGGCGGCCGTGCTCGGATGGGACCCGGCGCGGTCCGACGCCCGCGCGACCTGGCGGCAGGTCGACGTGTACTACGGCAGGCTCGCCACGGCCTGCGAACCTTTCCTCGTCGAACTCGGGCGGCGGCTGGCGGCGGCCCGCGCCGGGCTGCCGGGCTCGATCGGCGACGGGCTGATCGACGACCTGCAACGCCACCTGCACGACCGGTTCGCCCTCGCGCTGGCGTGGACGGTGGAAGCCGAGGCGAACGTGCACCGGGCGCGGCACGGGCTCGACCGGGAGCAGTCCGGCGAGGCCGGGTACCTCGCCTACCTCGACGCGGCGTTCGGCGATGCGGCGTCGTACCACGCGTTCTTCCTGAAGTACCCGGTGCTGGGGCGCTGGCTCGCGCACCTCACGGACCTGCTGGCCGACTACGGCGCCGAGCTGTTCGGCCGGCTCGCCACCGACGCCGAGCGGATCGGCGCGGAGTTCTTCGGCCGGGTCGTCACCGAGTTCCGCTCGGTGCGCCTGGGCACCTCGGACTACCACGCGGGCGGACGCAGCGTGGCGGTGGTGACGGCCGCCCTCGACGACGGCGGTACCGGCACCTTCTACTGCAAGCCGCGCTGCCTGCGTTCCGAGGCGGGCCTGCAAGTGGTGCTGGACCGGCTGCGCGAGCGCGACGTCGTGGCGTTCGCGACGCGTCCCGTGCTCGCCCACGACGGGTACGGCTACGAGGCCGCGATCCCGTTGGGGCGCAACGAGGTCGCCACCGCGGCGGACGCCGCGCAGGTGTACCGGGAGCTCGGCGGCTACCTGGCGCTGTTCTACGTGCTCGGCGGCAGCGACCTGCACTTCGAGAACATCGTCGTCGCCGACGGCCACGCGTTCGTGTGCGACGGCGAGACGGTGTTCGGCGCATCCCCGCCCGGTCGTGACGGCGCGGGCGGGACGATGCAGGACTCCGTGTTCCGCACCGGGCTGCTGGAGTGGCCGCGCGCGGACGCAGGCGGACCGGAGCAGATGCGACTCAGCGGCTACACCGGCGGCGAGAGCTACGAGATGCCGATGCCGGTGCCGCGGATCAGCGAGCAGCGGCTCAGCTTCGCGGCCACGGTGGAGAACGTCACGGGCGTGCAGGTCGAGCTCAGCGGCGCGAACCGGGTGTTCCTCGACGGGGAGCTGGTGGACCCGCACGACCACATCGAGTCCATCATGGACGGTTTCGACCGCGTGCACGAATGGCTGGAGCAGCACGCCGACGAGGCGATCGTCCTGCTGTCGCAGGCTTTCGAGGGCGCCCACGTCCGGTTCCTCAACTGGAGCACCCAGATCTACGCGCAGCTGCTGCTGACCGCGCAGCACCCCAAGAGCCTCGCGGAACCGCTGGAAGTGGACCTGCTGCTGAACACGGTGCGCACCTTCCCCCGCACCTGGGACCAGGACGGCGTGCTCGCCGACCGGGAGACCACGTCGATGTGGCGGCTGGACGTGCCGATCTTCACGGCGCCGGTGCACGGCGCGGACCTCGTGCACGACCACGCCGACGCGGTGCCGTCCGCGCTGGCCCGCTCCCCGCTGGAGCACGCCGCGCGGCGAATCCGGCACCTGACGCCGCGCAACCGGGCGCAGCAGGCCCGTTACATCGCGGCGAGCCTGTCCACCGGCGAGATCAGCAGCCCGGCGTTCGTGACGACCGCGCTGGACTACGCGACCCGGATCGGCGAACGGCTGTGCGCGATGCTGCGGGACCCGTCGGCTCCCGCGCCGTGGACGTCGTTCCGGCGCGACGGGGCCGAGATGGAGGCCGTCGACATCGAAGGCGACCTGTACCAGGGCTCGGCCGGGGTGGCGCTGTTCCTCGCCTACCTCGACGACCTGGTCCCGCGCCCCGAGTTCCGGCACGCCGCGCGACGCGCGCTGCGGCACGCGCTCGACTCCGGGCAGCAGCGGCCCGGAGCCTTCGCCGACGTCGGGGGACGGCTCTACCTGCTCACCCACCTGCACCGGCTGTGGGGCGAGCAGGAGCTGGCGGAGGAGGCGGTGCGGCTGAGCGCGGACGTGCCCGAGCTGGTCGACGCCGACGACCACCTCGACGTGCTGCACGGCGCCGCCGGGCTGATCCCGGTGCTGCTGGAGCTGCGCCCGGTGCTCGGGGAGAAGGCCGTCGACCTGGCGCACCACTGCGCCGCGCACGTGCTGCGCCACGCGCGGGAGCGCGGCGACGTGCTGAGCTGGCCGTCGAACACCCCGGAGAACGTGCGCGACGACCTGACCGGCCTCGCCCACGGCGCGGGCGGCATCGGCTGGGCGCTGGTCCTGCTGGGCACGCGCACCGGCCGCGAGGACTACGTCGCGGCCGGCAGGCGCGCGTTCGCCTACGAGGCGCGGCACTTCGACGCCACCGAGCAGGACTGGTACGACCTGCGCACGAACACCGGGCAGGTCGCCAAGAACGGCCACCACTTCTCCAACGCCTGGTGCAACGGGGCGGCGGGCATCGGGCTGACCCGCATCGCGGCGTGGTCGCTGCTCGGCGGGGACGACGACGCGCTGCTGCGGGAGGCCCGCCACGCGCTGGCCGCGACCCTGCGCAACTTCTCCCGGCTGCGCAACCACACGTTGTGCCACGGCACGGCCGGCAACTCGGAACTGCTGGTCCGCTACGCGCGGCTGCGCGGCGAACCCGCGTTTCAGCTGGAGGCGAACGTGCAGGTGCGGGAGATGTGGCGGTCGCTGGACGACGCCGAGCACGGGCTCGGCGAGCACAGCGCCGACTTCTTCCCCGGCCTGATGCTGGGCATCGCCGGCTACGGCATGCACTTCCTGCGCATCGCGCATCCGGATCGGATCCCGTCGGTGCTGCTGCTCGATCCACCGCCGGACCGCCCCTGA